One Gossypium arboreum isolate Shixiya-1 chromosome 13, ASM2569848v2, whole genome shotgun sequence genomic window, GAAAGTATAGGACACTCATATAAAAAGAAGAGTGAATGGTTGAGGCATGATGTTCTTTTTAACAAGAAACATTTACAATATTTTTATCCTATTCATGGACAATATTGGATCTAAATGTTCATAATTGTGGAAACAAATATGAGTAAGATGCATTAAGAGATAAAAATACAACAATCTATATGGTGGGACCTTTGGGGCAGCTAATAAGTCAAATGAGCAAACATaatatttgctttcatttttGACAAGTTCAACATTTTTAGTAACTTTTCTTCCTTGCTAACTATTTTAGAGTCTTGAGCTAATTTCCTTTTTTTATTCCTTTCCTAATTTGCTTTATAGCTTTTATCCTCTGTCTTTTGCAGGAGTCTCGTCAACAGTTTAGCAAAGCTAAATATGTATATGATCAGGTATTAAAGATAATGGAAGCTCCCTTTCTAGCGTGAAGTCATTATTATGATTGGATATTAATGGCAATTTGAATCTCCTTCTCTCTCACTCTCTCTCTCTCAATTTTGGAACTGAGTAATTATTAGGTAAAAACATGCTACATTTATATGTACTACTACTACTAAGAATACTTGTAAGTCAAGTGTTATCTAATAGAAATGAAAAACATAAAAACCTAGTCAGCAACTTGATGACATGTTTTCTGTGTTATGGAATCTGAATATTCCTTGCATAAAACAAATATACTGCTAATTTACTTTCTTTAATATTATGTGGCAAAACACTGATGGGGATGCCTCATCTCTAAATATGTCCTCCAATGGATTTACTAATGCAAGTGCTAAGAATATAAAAGTGATGCAAATATATGTCTTGTAGAAGTTTTAAATAACtatttttcctttaaaattttatgaaaagccACAATCAAGCAAAACAATACCATTAAAACTACCATGCTATTTAATTCCTTTTAGATATAATGCTTTTCACCAAATCATCTCTTACTTCCAGGCACGCGAAAAGTTTGTGTCTCTGAAGAAGAATACACGAGGAGATATTGTTGTTGAACTAGAAGAGGTATGCTCTTTCCTTATGTAATTACTAAACTTTCACATGTTTTTAAGAGGGCTCAAAGATGACATTCTTATCCTATACTCTATAAGTCTCACACTAGTTTTCTCTGCTATACTGAATCTAGTTCACTAGTTTGTACATTTAACTATTGAGTCCGATATCATTTTAGTTTGTAGCTCCCTGTTTTTGAACAATATATCATGATTTGTTGTGCCTTTTTCTTGACAATTTTACGTGTTTGATTTGTTCTTTCTGCTTACTTTGATCAAATGAAGTACACAGTCTGTTCTTTTTTGCTTAGATGTTCTTTCTGTTGTTTCCAGTATCTAACAACTCCTACTTTATCTGCATGACAAAAGTATTAGTTGCAATTCTTGAACATTTGATCTAGGTCCCCAAAAGTAAATACATTTTTGTTTCAAGAACTGACAATATAACTAATAAATCAATTCCTTATTGTTGGCCCGAAACACAATGTATGTGCTTGGAAGGGGTGGCTAAGAGAGTGGGCACTCCTTCAAACACTGAGATAATAGGAATAATCAAGGGAAACAAAGATTGTTTACCCTGTTTGATTTTTTCACGTCTATAGAGCTTAGCTCAGTGAGAAATATTCACTATCTTCAACACTTGCAATAAGTGATCCTAAATCTATCACACACCCATGACAATTTCCTCACCTTTGTACCTTGAAAAATGATATGCTCACCTCTAAATTCACCCCTATGAACTTAGCATGTAAAACCACAACACAATAGATTTTACAATCACAATGCactcataaaatgaaatgaagTTCCTCACTTGAACAGATTAAGTGTTATATCTCTCTATACAATAACCTATACAAGTCTCTAAATTATATAGAATATTTCAAGACTTGCTAATGTAAAAAGATTTATTACAGTACCTATTAAACAACAACTAAATAAgctaaatacaatataataataacaaataatGTAAACAATGATTGTTGGCAACTAAGCCTTCAACGATCCAATCCAATCCAACTTCCTTGATCCAAGGGATTAGATAAGAATTATTCAATTAGATCCGATTCTCCATATATATTTCCTCAAGAGCTATGATCTTCATTGATAGGTTAGATACATTCCACAGTATCAACACAACCCAACCCTAAAATCTGATTTTATAAATTGCCAATAACTCATATATGGAAACAGTCTCGACTGTTGTAGTTGATCAGAAAGTGGGCACTCGCTCAAACACTCCTTCGTCCATTCCATATTTTTCAACACTTATATTAAAGCATGGAATTATAGCTTGGTTTTTGCTATGAGGGCATTCTTTGTTCAAATTATATCATGTCTTCATCATCATCTCATATTTTCTTGTTAAGTTCTAAAGTTATCTATAGAGTACAGCTGTCTTTTCAATAATAAAACTAACATGGCTTGTATTCTGGGTTGGATTGGATTTTGGTTTTGACAGGATCTACAAAATTCAAAATCTTCTTTTGAGAGAAGGCGCTTTGATTTAGTATGTTTACTGCAGCAGCAAGTTTCActatttatttatgttaaaattgTATTTCCATTTTATTCCGTACTTCATTTGGTGACTTTTCTTTGTGGTTTAAGGAAAACAGGCAACTGCTCTGATGAATATAGAAGCAAAAAAAAAGTATGAGTTTCTGGAATCTATAAGTGCAATTATGGATGCCCATCTTAGATATTTTAAGCTGGTTTGTattttcttatatatatttcTCAAAAATTTTGCTAGGTTGAGCTAGTTTTATGTGGACTGAATATAATTGATCTCTTTCGTATAGGGGTATGACTTATTGAGCCAGTTGGAACCATTTATTCACCAGGTAATGTTTTACCTTTTTCACTTTTTGGtttgaaacaaaacaaatgaaatgGTGTTGATTACTACTAACCAATTAACCGATCAATTATTCAATAAGGGTTGTTCCCTCCATGATATTAGAAAGAAGAAAATGACATATAGTCAAAGGAATCTATGATTGTTGGAAATTTCTTCCTTTTGTATTATTGTCATCTTGTGTATATTTTTTGGGGATTTACCATGTTAAAGAACAAAATTTTGTCTGCTCTGATGCATATGAATTTGTCTTTATCTTGATATAAATTGCGTCGCAAATCCTTCTTTGAGATATTTGAATTAAGAATTTCATCTTTTGGATGCAACAGGAGTCATGCATTTCTACTTTTTGTTATATAAATGTCTATGTAATAAATGCATAAGTTTTATGCATATCTCTGTCATATGTGCACATTGTATCAGGTATTGACCTATGCTCAACAATCAAAAGAATTAGCAAATGTTGAACAAGATAAGCTTGAAAAACGTATTCAAGAATTCAGGACCCAAGCTGAGATAGATACTTTACGAGTTTCTAACAACATAGAGCCTTCAACAAATGCTGGTTCTATTCAAGTTGTTGGCATGAATTTAGACAAAAGTGTAGAACCACTCATGTTGTCCTCCATTGAAGGGGAGGTGAGTGCTTGATCTTCATATCTTTTACTTGGGCTACTATTTTCATATCAACATCGTGTTTATTTCATCAATGTTATTACTTGGAGAAATGAAGTattctttttcattctttttgcAGGTCCAGACAATCAAACAAGGATATTTGTTGAAACGTTCTAGTTCGAGGGGAGATTGGAAAAGAAGGTTCTTTGTACTTGATAGTCGAGGAAGTTTATACTATTATAGAAATAAGGGTATCAAACCAATGGTATGTGTTAACATTTTATTATTATCCTTGATTGATCATGTCTAGTAATATAACTTGGAGCATTTTGTCCTTTAACTATGATTATGGGTGAAGGGGAGGTATGCCTGTACCTAGTTAGCTTTGATGCTAGCTAATTTATGGTTTTGACAAAATTGATGATGCATTGCAGTGGAAATTAAATGTTTGTATGGTCTTGTTGCCCTATAGCTGTATATAGTCCTCCAAATTAGTTTGTTAAATCCCTCCAATTTAGCTTATCAAGTCCAGAGAACCTTGGAATAAGAATCCCAGATTTCCATACTCCCCTCAAGCTTGAGAGCTAATGCTAATCATTTCCAGCTTGAACAAATACGCATCAAATTGAGCTCTAGGGATGGGTTTGGATTTGGCAAGGATATGTTTAGTTTGTTGTCATGTACATGTGTATACAACTTAAACATGTACTCTTTGTGTCGACCAATCTCCATGCTTGATGCGGTCATAAAGCATTGGCTTTTCGAAATATTAATTGTTGCTCGATTGTCACAACTTCATAGAGATTTTGAATTGGAAAATGAAGTTCTTCTAAAAGTTCCCTTAGTTACATTCCTTCATAGATTCCATGAACTAGGGTCAATAAAATCTCATTGCTTTGAGCAACCACAGATTTTTCTTGCTCTTTTGTGTGACAAAGTTTCCCCATAAGTAGGAACAGTACCCAGATGTTAACGTCCAGTCAATCAAAGATCATGCCCAATCAGCATCTATGAAAAATTCTATGCTCCTGTTAATTCCTCTTTTTGAAAAATAAGCTTTTTTTTGGAGTCATTTTTAGGTATCTCAATATTTTGAACACTGCTTTTAGATATACTTCATTTGGGTTGTTCATAAACTAGATAACTACACTACAAAGATAACTGAAGAAATTGACgagaaaataataatttgagggttTTGGAATAATTTTCTTGTGTATTAATTCAAGTATTTACATGGGTATATATTCACAACTATATTGAACTACTTAAGGAAATACAATCTTCAAAATAAATAGGATAAATAAAATCTCGATAATTTAACCCTAAGAAATCATATCAGCCTTGATTGACAAGGCTATCAATAGTCAATGGTCAACACCCTCCCTCAAGTCAGTGCATAGATACACACGTGCCCAACTTGTAGACCAAATTGTGATAAGTTCTGTTGTTGACTCTCTTAGTAAAGATATCGGCTAATTGTCGGTCAGATGTCACATGAACTCAGTTCAAAATACTGGTAGTCAACTTCTCTTTAATGAAGTGCCTATCAATCTCAATATGTTTTGTTTTTGATCATGTTGGACTGGGTTTTGACTTTTGAGCAATATTGATGGCAGTTATCACAATATAAGGACAGTTTGTTCCCTTCTGACAGCCTTAATCCCTCAAGCAATTTTTTCAACCACAAAAGCTCACAAACTCCCTGAGCAATGACTTTGTATTCTGCCTTAAAAAGATTACCTCCCACAAGTCTACAATATCCTGATGTTGATCTTCGATCGTCTAGTAACCCAGCCCAATCTGCATTCGTAACTGGTATAATGGGGTGTAAACCAGCAGAATCGCCTATGGAGAGCAATTATAAGCTGCAAACAGGGACTGAAGAGTCAGTGGATAAGGAGAGATACCAAAGCCTGGTTGGGAGATTAATTCACATTGGACCCAACTTAGCATATTCAATAAGCTTGGTAAGCTAATTCATGCATGATTCTCGAAAATCCCACATGCAGGCTGTTTTTCGCATTCTATCTAAAGTCTGCACCAAGAAAAAGGTCTCCTTTTCTCTAAACATGGTAACCTCCAAATAAATGCCTATAGAAATGTAGATTGGGTAGAATCTCTATATGATAGGAGGTCTACATCTTGGTATTGCACCTTGTTAGAGGAAACCTAGTCACTGGGAGGAGCAAAAAACAAATTGTGATTGCTCGATCAAGTGCAGGGGCAGAATATAGAACAATGGCTCAAGGTGTTTGTCAACTTCTGTGGTTCCAAAAATTACAGGATAAATTAAAACTATTAGAAGAAAAAAATTATCCTTGTACTGTGATAACAAAGATGCCATCAGTATTGCTCAAAATCCGATTCAACATGATCGAACAAAACGCATTGAGATTGATCGACACTTTATCAAAAAAAGGTTGACTACTGGAGCTTTGAGACTAATCCATGTGACATCTGGCAGACAGTTAGCTGACGTATTAACCAAAGGGCCCAACAACAGAACATATCATAATTTGATTTGCAAGTTGGCCATGTGTAATATTTATGCACCAACTTGAGGAGAAGTGTTGAATAATTAACAGATTAAGCAAATTCTTAGAGATTAGACAAGTAACTTTTTAGCTAATTGATTATATTTAGGaatcataaaatatttaatttctttttcttttcttattgtaTGTGTATAAATAGCTTGAAAATTATTCTTAAATTTGATAAGAAAGATATTTTCACTATCTTTCTTCTTTTTGGTTGCCCACTCAATTTCTAACAATAATGAGTTTGAGCCTTTTGAGGATCCTTGGCCCTAATTTGATAGAGACCTCCAACCTCTTTGGCATTGCTAATCATCTTCCCCGAATGACTATGAGAGGAGGAAAACTTAGCAATACACTTCAAATCTCTAGTAACTTTACTAATTCACAGCCAGTTGCATGTTAACTTTGGAAACAAAAGGACAGCTTGAAGTGTTAATGTGTTGGATATGGTCACTTTCACAATACCAGTCACCTTTGTAAGTGACCCAACGACAATTTTGACTGTACAACTCTTGTGAATTGAGCTGCATTCTTGTAACAATGATGCATCACCTATCATGTGGTCTGAAGCTCTAGAATCTGTAATCCAGGTTGCTGAATCTTCTTCAACATGGTGAGCGGTGAAAGAATACCTATTTCAGCACTGGGTCCTGTAGAGGCAATCCTGGTAGCGTTTGAAACTTGGCTGAATATAACAGAACCTTCTGATCCACCAGTGCTCAAAGCTTTCTGACCAGACAAGGTTCCCGATGATTCTAATGCCATGAGGGTTTGGGTCATTAAATTAGTCTATCTCATATAGCTGACATAATCCTCTGTTTAGCCGTGCACAGTTCTCCAAATTAGTCTATCAGTTCCTTTCAATGTAGCTTTTAATATCCCAAGAATCTTGGAATAAGATTCCAGGGTTTGCACAGGTAGAAACTATTAGGTCCAAGAATCTAATGTTTGATGCTATTTCCATTGTTACTGTAGGAATGAATATATTTACATATATGGGATTGTTTATGTACCCATTTGCAACCTGAAAACCCACATAATATTTTTTTAGTGGTTCATTCCTCCCCTAATTGACTATTTGGTTTTAGTGTCCTCTCCTGATGTACATTTATATTTTCACTTTGCTTGGATATGAAGATGTTTGAATTGATCTGAaatccaacaagcatgaaatgaATGCATAGTAGAGTTGGTTCTACGAAAGAAGCATTTCATTCATCCTTGGTTTGACTATAAAACTATTTGAAAAATGATTTTGATGAAGCATGATGTTTATCTGCTTTATTCCTAGGGTTATCACCATCAACATACTGGTTCAGCTGGAGACAGTAGTGGTGTATTTGCTAAATTCCGTGCAAGGCATAGTAGGTCATTATCATTTAATGAAGGAACTTTGGGCTCTAGTACTGTCGATCTTCGTGCTTCTACAATAAAATTGGATACAGAGGACACAGATTTACGGCTTTGCTTCAGAATTTTAACTCCACTGAAAACTTACACATTGCAGGTGATTTACAGAGGACACATAGCCTTGTGACTTTATAACAATGTTTTCTTGATGATGATTGTGTTGATATGTTTTGTCGCTGATTGGCCAGGCTGAAAATGGGGTAGATAGAATGGACTGGGTTAATAAAATAACTGCAGTTATCGTATCTCTTTTGAATTCTCATATCCAACAGCaggttcttttattttatttttttttctgctTTTAAAGCCACAGTTTTGCATTTTTAGTGATATGAAATGCTCTAATTCTCATTAAATTGCTGCTAATAGTGCTTTGGTTGTCTGTTGTGGCTGCATCTGAAAAAAGCATGTGGAGATTCCCAGACCTCCTCCTAATGTTACATCACCTAATAGCCATGGTACTTCGGAGATTGAACAAACAGGCTATAGAGCAGAGCCCATCTCTTCACTCCTCAGAAAAATTCCTGGAAATGATGTTTGTGCAGAGTGCAGTGCTGTTGAACCTGATTGGGCATCTCTTAATCTTGGCATACTGTTATGCATTGAATGCTCAGGTGTTCACCGTAACCTTGGTGTACACATCTCAAAGGTGCAATTTATtcttcaaagaaaagaaagaacacCTCATGGTCTTCTTGGTTATTAGTTTGAAGTTCTTAATCTTTATTTGGTTTTCAACATGTTTGAAGAACTGTTAATAGGAAGGAGGCTGGTAGAAGTAAATTGATATCATGATATTGAGTTCATTTTAAGAGTCTTAAATAAAAGATTACTCTTTTTGTTTGTGCAGGTGAGATCTTTGACATTAGATGTCAAAGTGTGGGAACCTTCAATTGTGGAATTATTCTGTACTCTAGGCAATGCTTATTGTAACTCTATATGGGAAGGTTTACTCCTTAAGAATGAGAGGTAAGAGTTTCCCCAGGTTAATAAGAACATCAACCATTTCTTCATTACTAAAGAATGAGTTTGAGGAAACTGATGATTTATACAATAATCTGCTTTCTATTTCCTGCTAATGTAATTCACTGCAGCGTGGATGAACCAAAGGCTACAAGCACATCAGTACCAAAACCATGTGCCAAAGACGTGATTTCCCTTAAAGAGAAATACATTCATGCTAAGGTATTTAGTTGATCTTTCTTTCTCTTCATGTCCATGTAAATGCTGTTTAGATGAGCCTTTCACCTCTTATGCTATTATGATATGAAGCTGTGATATCGAATACAAAACCTACCTTTATTCCTTCTCCTAACCAGTATGTAGACAAATTGCTGATCATTAAAGATGCACTACAACCTGGAGATCCTCCTAATTTGACCAACATCTGGCAAGCAGTTAAGACTGATAATATACAAGAAGTATATCGTCTACTTGCAATATCAGAGATCAACATTGTAAATACAACCTTTGATGATGTTGTTAGCATTGAGTTGTATCACCATGTTGTTGATGCACAAGACTCGTCTCTTGAGAGCCAGAAAGAGGAAAAGGAACAGCATGATCCATTAGACTGTCAGAGAATCAAGGATTCTAATGACCCAGGGAACTGTCTACAAGGTTGTTCATTGTTGCATCTGGCATGCCAAGGTGGGAACTGTGTGATGCTTGAGCTGCTGCTGCAGTTTGGTGCTGATATAAATATGCGTGACTTCCACGGCAGGACTCCTTTGCACCATTGCGTTGCGCTAGGGAACAACTCATTGGCAAAGCATCTACTGAGAAGGTAAGCTGCATGGGAAAACTGCAACTTCAGACAAATAAATGATAGCATCAAAGTATATTTAGTACTTTCATCTCTTGTAAAAGTGGTTTTAATTTTGGCAAAACTGTGCAGAGGAGCAAAGTCTTCAATTACAGATGAGGGGGGATTAAGTGCATTAGAAAGGGTGATGGAGAAGGGAGCAATTAAAGATGAGGAACTGTTTATTCTGCTGAATGAAAGCTAGTGAAACAAACATGGTTTTCCCCAAACTGGTAAAAGCCTCCTTCTCTCCCCCGATTTTCTCTTACGTCGGCAATTGTTGTTGCCTTTATATAAGCATAAAAAGAGCGTCATGTCCTGTTGGCATCATCAAGtaatgttttgtttttttttttttttttgttataataA contains:
- the LOC108463898 gene encoding ADP-ribosylation factor GTPase-activating protein AGD4-like yields the protein MANFIKLEDSPMFQNQISFLENTTNELKDRCQTLYKGSKKFMTALGEAFNGDNSFADSLEAFGGGQDDPISVSIGGPIVSKFINAFRELANYKEMLLSQVEHLLVDRLMHFMTVDLQDVKESRQQFSKAKYVYDQAREKFVSLKKNTRGDIVVELEEDLQNSKSSFERRRFDLATALMNIEAKKKYEFLESISAIMDAHLRYFKLGYDLLSQLEPFIHQVLTYAQQSKELANVEQDKLEKRIQEFRTQAEIDTLRVSNNIEPSTNAGSIQVVGMNLDKSVEPLMLSSIEGEVQTIKQGYLLKRSSSRGDWKRRFFVLDSRGSLYYYRNKGIKPMGYHHQHTGSAGDSSGVFAKFRARHSRSLSFNEGTLGSSTVDLRASTIKLDTEDTDLRLCFRILTPLKTYTLQAENGVDRMDWVNKITAVIVSLLNSHIQQQHVEIPRPPPNVTSPNSHGTSEIEQTGYRAEPISSLLRKIPGNDVCAECSAVEPDWASLNLGILLCIECSGVHRNLGVHISKVRSLTLDVKVWEPSIVELFCTLGNAYCNSIWEGLLLKNESVDEPKATSTSVPKPCAKDVISLKEKYIHAKYVDKLLIIKDALQPGDPPNLTNIWQAVKTDNIQEVYRLLAISEINIVNTTFDDVVSIELYHHVVDAQDSSLESQKEEKEQHDPLDCQRIKDSNDPGNCLQGCSLLHLACQGGNCVMLELLLQFGADINMRDFHGRTPLHHCVALGNNSLAKHLLRRGAKSSITDEGGLSALERVMEKGAIKDEELFILLNES